In Rhodothermus marinus DSM 4252, a single genomic region encodes these proteins:
- a CDS encoding MFS transporter, whose amino-acid sequence METPAYRPRTIWAWALYDFANSAFTTLVVTFVYAAYFTQAVAPDPISGTTLWSRAVTASGLIVALLSPYLGALADQGGYRKRFLLAVTVLCVLSTAALYVPQSGEVLAALVLFTIANVAFELGNVFYNAFLPDIAPPERIGRVSGYGWALGYVGGLLCLVVALVALIQPETPLLGFSREGHANIRATNLLVALWYGLFSLPLFLWVPERRPAVRPEVRKVFRQATRQLVETFREVRRYRQVVRLLLARLLYNDGLLTIFSFGGIYAAGTFGFEADELIVFGIVINVAAGLGAWLFGFIDDRLGGKRTLLLSLLGLSAASLLAVVTTSRTLFWVAALLIGIFAGPSQSASRSLLGRFTPPDKRNEFYGFFAFSGKATAFLGPLLLGLFTDWSGSQRVGVSSVLLFFLAGMLLLARVDEAEGVRLARAAEADGT is encoded by the coding sequence GTGGAAACGCCCGCCTACCGGCCCCGCACGATCTGGGCGTGGGCGCTGTATGATTTCGCGAACTCGGCGTTTACGACGCTGGTCGTCACGTTCGTCTACGCTGCCTATTTCACGCAGGCCGTGGCGCCGGATCCGATTTCCGGCACGACGCTCTGGTCGCGGGCGGTGACAGCCAGCGGACTGATCGTGGCGCTGCTGTCGCCGTATCTGGGCGCTCTGGCCGATCAGGGCGGGTACCGCAAGCGATTCCTGCTGGCCGTCACGGTGCTCTGTGTGCTCTCCACGGCGGCGCTTTACGTTCCGCAATCCGGCGAGGTGCTGGCGGCGCTCGTGCTTTTTACCATCGCCAACGTGGCCTTCGAGCTGGGGAACGTCTTCTACAATGCGTTTCTGCCGGACATCGCCCCGCCGGAGCGAATCGGCCGGGTCTCGGGCTACGGCTGGGCGCTGGGCTATGTGGGCGGGTTGCTCTGCCTGGTGGTGGCGCTGGTGGCGCTGATTCAGCCGGAAACGCCGCTGCTGGGGTTTTCTCGCGAGGGCCACGCGAACATTCGGGCTACGAATCTGCTCGTGGCGCTCTGGTACGGGCTGTTCAGCCTGCCGTTGTTCCTCTGGGTGCCCGAGCGGCGCCCGGCCGTTCGCCCTGAGGTGCGGAAGGTTTTCCGGCAGGCCACGCGCCAGCTCGTCGAGACGTTTCGCGAAGTGCGGCGCTACCGTCAGGTGGTGCGCCTGCTGCTGGCCCGGTTGCTCTACAACGATGGCCTGCTGACCATTTTTTCCTTCGGCGGCATCTATGCAGCCGGGACGTTCGGCTTTGAGGCCGACGAGCTGATCGTGTTCGGCATCGTCATCAACGTGGCGGCGGGGCTGGGCGCCTGGCTGTTCGGGTTTATAGACGACCGGCTGGGCGGCAAGCGTACGCTTTTGCTGAGCCTGCTGGGACTTTCGGCGGCCAGCCTGCTGGCCGTGGTGACCACCAGCCGCACCCTTTTCTGGGTGGCTGCGCTGCTCATCGGGATTTTTGCCGGTCCCAGCCAGTCGGCCAGCCGCTCGCTACTCGGACGCTTTACGCCGCCGGACAAGCGCAACGAGTTTTACGGCTTCTTTGCCTTTTCAGGAAAGGCCACGGCCTTTCTCGGGCCGCTGCTACTGGGGCTGTTCACGGACTGGTCGGGAAGCCAGCGCGTGGGCGTCAGCTCCGTACTGCTGTTTTTCCTGGCGGGCATGCTGCTGCTGGCCCGGGTGGACGAAGCCGAAGGCGTGCGGCTGGCGCGGGCTGCCGA